From one Suricata suricatta isolate VVHF042 chromosome 8, meerkat_22Aug2017_6uvM2_HiC, whole genome shotgun sequence genomic stretch:
- the LOC115300373 gene encoding protein argonaute-4 isoform X2 has product MEALGPGPPSSLFQPPRRPGLGTVGKPIRLLANHFQVQIPKIDVYHYDVDIKPEKRPRRVNREVVDTMVRHFKMQIFGDRQPGYDGKRNMYTAHPLPIGRDRVDMEVTLPGEGKDQTFKVSVQWVSVVSLQLLLEALAGHLNEVPDDSVQALDVITRHLPSMRYTPVGRSFFSPPEGYYHPLGGGREVWFGFHQSVRPAMWNMMLNIDVSATAFYRAQPIIEFMCEVLDIQNINEQTKPLTDSQRVKFTKEIRGLKVEVTHCGQMKRKYRVCNVTRRPASHQTFPLQLENGQAMECTVAQYFKQKYSLQLKYPHLPCLQVGQEQKHTYLPLEVCNIVAGQRCIKKLTDNQTSTMIKATARSAPDRQEEISRLVKSNSMVGGPDPYLKEFGIVVHNEMTELTGRVLPAPMLQYGGRNKTVATPNQGVWDMRGKQFYAGIEIKVWAVACFAPQKQCREDLLKSFTDQLRKISKDAGMPIQGQPCFCKYAQGADSVEPMFKHLKMTYVGLQLIVVILPGKTPVYAEVKRVGDTLLGMATQCVQVKNVVKTSPQTLSNLCLKINAKLGGINNVLVPHQRPSVFQQPVIFLGADVTHPPAGDGKKPSIAAVVGSMDGHPSRYCATVRVQTSRQEISQELLYSQEVIQDLTNMVRELLIQFYKSTRFKPTRIIYYRGGVSEGQMKQVAWPELIAIRKACISLEEDYRPGITYIVVQKRHHTRLFCADKTERVGKSGNVPAGTTVDSTITHPSEFDFYLCSHAGIQGTSRPSHYQVLWDDNCFTADELQLLTYQLCHTYVRCTRSVSIPAPAYYARLVAFRARYHLVDKDHDRKIEDSVEVCLRWL; this is encoded by the exons GACCTCCATCCAGCCTGTTTCAGCCACCTCGTCGTCCTGGCCTTGGAACTGTTGGAAAACCAATTCGACTGTTAGCCAATCATTTTCAGGTTCAGATTCCTAAAATAGATGTGTATCACTATGATGTGGATATTAAACCAGAAAAACGGCCTCGTAGAGTCAACAG AGAGGTAGTAGACACAATGGTGCGGCACTTCAAGATGCAAATATTTGGTGACCGGCAGCCTGGCTATGATGGCAAAAGAAACATGTACACAGCACATCCACTGCCAATTGGACGGGATAGG gttgATATGGAAGTGACACTTCCAGGTGAGGGTAAAGACCAAACCTTTAAAGTGTCTGTTCAGTGGGTATCAGTTGTGAGCCTTCAGTTGCTTTTAGAAGCTTTGGCTGGGCACTTGAATGAAGTCCCAGATGACTCAGTACAAGCACTTGACGTTATCACAAGACACCTTCCCTCCATGAG GTACACTCCAGTGGGTCGTTCTTTTTTCTCACCTCCTGAAGGTTACTACCACCctctgggagggggcagagaggttTGGTTTGGCTTTCATCAGTCTGTGAGGCCCGCGATGTGGAACATGATGCTTAATATTGATG TATCTGCAACTGCTTTCTACCGGGCTCAGCCTATCATTGAGTTCATGTGTGAGGTTTTAGACATTCAGAACATCAATGAACAGACCAAACCTCTAACAGATTCCCAGCGTGTCAAGTTTACCAAAGAAATCAGAG gtCTTAAAGTTGAAGTGACCCATTGTGGACAGATGAAACGAAAATATCGAGTTTGTAATGTGACTAGAAGGCCAGCCAGTCATCAAAC TTTTCCTTTACAGCTAGAAAATGGCCAAGCTATGGAATGTACAGTAGCCCAGTATTTTAAGCAGAAGTATAGTCTGCAGCTGAAATACCCCCATCTTCCGTGTCTCCAAGTGGGACAAGAACAAAAACATACGTACTTGCCACTTGAG GTCTGTAATATTGTGGCAGGACAGCGATGTATAAAGAAGCTCACAGACAATCAGACTTCGACAATGATCAAAGCAACAGCAAGATCTGCACCTGACAGACAGGAAGAAATCAGTAGACTG GTGAAGAGTAACAGCATGGTGGGTGGACCAGATCCATACCTTAAAGAATTTGGTATTGTTGTCCACAATGAAATGACAGAGCTCACAGGCAGGGTACTTCCCGCACCAATGCTGCAGTACGGAGGCCGG aataaaacagtaGCCACACCCAACCAGGGTGTCTGGGACATGCGAGGAAAGCAGTTTTATGCTGGCATTGAAATTAAAGTTTGGGCAGTTGCTTGTTTTGCGCCTCAGAAACAATGTAGGGAAGATTTACTAAA GAGCTTCACTGACCAGCTCCGTAAAATCTCTAAGGACGCAGGAATGCCCATCCAGGGTCAGCCATGCTTCTGCAAGTACGCACAGGGTgcggacagcgtggagcccatGTTTAAACACCTGAAAATGACCTATGTGGGCCTACAGCTCATAGTGGTTATCCTGCCTGGGAAGACACCGGTGTATG CGGAGGTGAAACGTGTTGGAGATACCCTGCTGGGTATGGCCACACAGTGTGTCCAGGTAAAAAATGTGGTGAAGACCTCACCCCAAACCCTTTCCAACCTTTGCCTGAAGATAAATGCAAAGCTGGGAGGAATTAACAACGTGCTTGTACCTCATCAAAG GCCCTCGGTGTTCCAGCAGCCTGTCATCTTCCTGGGAGCTGATGTTACGCACCCCCCAGCAGGGGATGGGAAGAAACCTTCCATTGCTGCTGTCGTTGGCAGTATGGATGGGCACCCCAGCCGGTACTGTGCCACCGTTCGGGTGCAGACCTCCCGCCAGGAAATCTCCCAGGAGCTCCTCTATAGTCAAGAGGTAATTCAGGACCTTACTAACATGGTTCGAGAGCTGCTGATCCAGTTCTACAAGTCCACACGCTTCAAACCCACTCGGATCATCTATTACCGTGGCGGGGTATCCGAGGGACAAATGAAACAG GTAGCTTGGCCAGAGCTAATAGCTATCCGGAAGGCATGTATTAGCTTGGAAGAAGACTATCGGCCAGGAATAACTTATATTGTGGTGCAGAAACGACATCACACGCGACTCTTCTGCGCAGATAAAACTGAAAGG gtggGGAAAAGTGGCAACGTACCAGCAGGCACTACAGTGGATAGTACTATTACGCATCCATCAGAGTTTGACTTTTACCTTTGTAGTCATGCAGGAATCCAG GGAACCAGCCGTCCTTCACATTATCAGGTCTTATGGGATGACAACTGCTTCACCGCAGATGAGCTCCAGCTACTAACTTACCAGCTGTGTCATACCTATGTGCGGTGCACACGCTCCGTCTCCATTCCAGCGCCTGCATATTATGCCCGGCTTGTAGCATTCCGGGCAAGGTATCATCTGGTGGATAAGGACCATGACAG aaaaatagaggatTCTGTGGAAGTATGTCTCAGGTGGCTCTAA